A window of the Cucurbita pepo subsp. pepo cultivar mu-cu-16 chromosome LG01, ASM280686v2, whole genome shotgun sequence genome harbors these coding sequences:
- the LOC111803525 gene encoding pentatricopeptide repeat-containing protein At5g61990, mitochondrial-like has protein sequence MANAMCLIRQMAATSHPRRNLCSFPLQNTNFPLIANDVCTQFIFFSTAHPYDHNDDTVREISTILKLSDWQVVLDNQNSLKKLNPEIVRSVLQKNEINDPVRLQSFFYWSSSRMGTPQNLHSYSILAIRLCNSGFFPRADNMFEKMLETRKPPLEILDSLVKCYRECGGSNMIVFDILIDNFRKFGFLNEACSVFLASISGGFFPTLICCNSLMRDLLKGKMMGLFWKVYGGMVEAKIVPDVYTYTNVINAHCKVGDVMKGRMVLSEMEEKGCKPNLVTYNVVIGGLCRTGDVNEALEVKKLMMKKGLNPDGFTYSILIDGFCKQKRSEEAKLILESMLGSGLNPNHITYTALIDGFMKQGNIEEALRIKDEMVTRGLKLNIVTYNTLIRGISKVGEMEKAMALVNEMFITGIELDTQTYDLLIDGYLKSHNKDKAYELLAEMKARNLMPSLYTYSVLINGLCRSRELPKANEVLEHMISNGVKPNAVIYATLINANVQESRYEGAKEVLKGMVANGVVPDLFCYNSLIIGLCRAKKVEEARRMFVEMGEKGIKPNAYTYGAFIHLYCKTGEIQVAERYFQDMLSSRIVPNNIIYTALIDGHCNVGNTVEALSTFKCMLEKGLIPDVQTYGALIHGLSKNGKTEEAMVVFSEYLDKGLVPDVFIYNSLISGFCKKGEIEKASQLYEEMLLKGPNPNIVIYNTLINGLSKLGEIKDARELFDKIEGKGLVPNVVTYSIIIDGYCKSGNLTEAFNLFDEMISKGVPLDRHIYCILIDGCCKQGNLEKALSLFHEALQKSVASPSAFNSLIDGFCKLGKLIEARELFDDMVDKHVTPNSVTYTILVDAYSKAEMMEEAEQLFLDMGTKNIMPNTLTYTSLLLGYNRIGHRIKMISLFKDMEARGIACDAITYGVMADVYCKEGNSLEALKLLDKSLVEGIKLDGDVFDALIFHLCNEGKNSNMLKLLGEMAEKKLALTSTTCTALLIGFYKVGNEDKALEVLDIMQRLGWVPDSLNVVDLVNARKNDMNSESFPSDAMQVGSV, from the coding sequence atggCTAATGCTATGTGCTTGATCCGGCAAATGGCTGCGACCTCGCACCCTCGTAGAAATCTATGTAGTTTTCCTCTCCAAAATACCAATTTTCCCCTTATCGCGAATGATGTTTGTAcccaatttattttcttctctaccGCTCACCCATATGATCACAACGACGACACCGTTCGCGAAATCTCCACGATTCTGAAGCTTAGCGATTGGCAGGTCGTCTTGGACAATCAGAATAGTTTGAAGAAGCTAAACCCTGAAATCGTCCGCTCTGTTTTGCAGAAGAATGAAATCAACGACCCTGTACGGCTTCAAAGTTTCTTCTATTGGTCGAGTTCGAGAATGGGCACCCCACAAAACTTGCATTCTTATTCAATTCTTGCGATTCGTCTTTGTAACTCTGGGTTTTTTCCCCGTGCCGATAACATGTTTGAGAAAATGCTTGAGACCCGTAAGCCGCCATTGGAGATTTTGGATTCCTTGGTTAAGTGCTATAGAGAATGCGGTGGATCTAACATGATTgtttttgatattttgattgaCAACTTTAGGAAGTTTGGTTTTCTGAATGAGGCCTGTAGTGTTTTTCTAGCTTCCATTAGTGGTGGGTTCTTTCCCACCTTGATATGCTGTAATAGTTTGATGAGGGATTTGTTGAAGGGTAAAATGATGGGATTGTTTTGGAAGGTGTATGGTGGTATGGTGGAGGCCAAGATAGTCCCTGATGTTTATACATACACCAATGTGATCAATGCACATTGTAAAGTTGGTGATGTTATGAAGGGTAGGATGGTTCTCTCTGAGATGGAGGAGAAGGGATGTAAACCTAATTTGGTCACCTACAATGTAGTTATTGGGGGTCTATGTCGGACCGGAGATGTCAATGAAGCTTTAGAGGTAAAGAAGTTGATGATGAAAAAGGGGTTGAATCCTGATGGCTTTACTTATTCTATACTCATTGATGGGTTTTGCAAACAGAAGAGATCAGAGGAAGCAAAATTGATATTGGAAAGTATGCTTGGTTCAGGTTTAAATCCTAACCATATTACCTACACTGCTTTGATTGATGGGTTCATGAAACAAGGGAATATTGAAGAGGCATTAAGGATCAAAGACGAGATGGTCACTCGGGGACTTAAGTTGAACATTGTAACTTATAACACATTGATCAGGGGCATTTCTAAGGTTGGTGAGATGGAGAAAGCAATGGCTCTTGTCAATGAGATGTTTATAACTGGCATAGAATTGGATACTCAGACCTACGACTTGTTAATTGACGGATATTTGAAATCTCACAATAAGGACAAAGCTTATGAGCTACTAGCTGAGATGAAAGCAAGGAATTTGATGCCATCGTTGTACACTTATAGCGTGCTTATTAATGGTCTATGTCGTTCCCGTGAGCTGCCAAAGGCTAATGAAGTTTTGGAGCACATGATCAGCAACGGAGTGAAACCGAATGCTGTTATATATGCTACCTTGATCAATGCTAATGTCCAAGAAAGTAGATATGAAGGTGCAAAAGAAGTACTAAAAGGGATGGTAGCAAATGGGGTCGTACCGGATTTATTTTGCTATAATTCTCTTATAATTGGTCTTTGCAGGGCaaaaaaggtggaagaagCAAGAAGGATGTTTGTTGAAATGGGTGAGAAAGGAATAAAGCCCAATGCATATACTTATGGAgcttttattcatttatattgTAAAACAGGTGAAATCCAAGTAGCAGAGAGATATTTCCAAGACATGTTATCTTCACGTATAGTGCCTAACAATATAATCTATACTGCACTGATTGATGGGCATTGCAACGTCGGAAACACAGTAGAAGCTTTGTCAACTTTCAAGTGCATGCTCGAGAAAGGATTGATTCCTGATGTTCAAACATACGGTGCACTGATTCACGGTCTCTCCAAGAATGGGAAAACCGAAGAAGCAATGGTGGTTTTCTCTGAATACCTCGACAAGGGCTTGGTGCCGGACGTGTTTATATACAACTCTCTTATATCTGGTTTCTGCAAGAAAGGTGAAATTGAGAAGGCATCCCAACTTTATGAAGAGATGCTTCTCAAGGGACCTAATCCCAACATTGTCATATACAATACCCTGATTAACGGACTGAGCAAGCTTGGTGAGATAAAGGATGCAAGGGAACTTTTTgacaaaattgaaggaaaaggttTGGTCCCTAATGTTGTGACTTATTCAATAATCATAGATGGATATTGCAAATCTGGAAACTTAACTGAGGCGTTTAACCTGTTCGATGAGATGATATCAAAAGGAGTTCCTCTCGACCGTCACATCTACTGTATCCTCATTGATGGTTGCTGCAAGCAAGGAAATTTGGAGAAGGCACTTTCGTTATTTCACGAAGCACTGCAGAAAAGTGTTGCTTCCCCTTCTGCTTTCAACTCTTTGATCGATGGTTTCTGCAAACTGGGAAAGTTGATTGAAGCTAGGGAGTTGTTTGATGATATGGTCGATAAGCATGTGACACCGAATAGTGTGACGTACACAATTCTGGTCGATGCATACAGCAAAGCAGAAATGATGGAGGAGGCAGAGCAGCTTTTTCTAGATATGGGAACTAAAAATATCATGCCAAATACTCTTACGTACACTTCTCTTTTACTCGGTTATAATCGAATAGGACACAGAATTAAGATGATTTCTTtgttcaaggatatggaaGCTAGGGGAATTGCTTGTGATGCAATTACCTACGGTGTGATGGCTGATGTCTACTGCAAGGAAGGAAATTCTCTTGAAGCCTTAAAGCTGCTCGACAAAAGCTTGGTTGAGGGTATAAAGTtggatggtgatgtgtttgatGCATTAATATTTCACTTATGCAATGAAGGAAAAAATTCTAATATGCTGAAGCTACTCGGTGAAATGGCCGAAAAGAAACTCGCTCTTACCTCTACTACATGTACTGCTCTGTTGATTGGTTTTTACAAGGTAGGTAATGAAGACAAAGCTTTAGAGGTTCTTGACATTATGCAAAGGTTGGGGTGGGTTCCAGATTCTTTAAACGTAGTTGATTTAGTAAATGCTAGGAAAAACGATATGAATTCTGAAAGCTTCCCGAGTGATGCAATGCAAGTAGGGTCGGTGTAG
- the LOC111778292 gene encoding exosome complex component RRP41 homolog, whose amino-acid sequence MEFVSPEGLRLDGRRPMEMRQIRAEIGAVSKADGSALFEMGNTKVLAAVYGPREVQNRSQQMSNQALVRCEYTMANFSTGDRMRKPKGDRRSTEISLVIRQTMEECILTHLMPRSQIDIFVQVLQADGGTRSACINAATLALADAGIPMRDIVTSCSAGYLNSTPLLDLNYVEDSAGGPDVTVGFLPKLDKVTLLQMDSKLPVDIFENVMQLAIEGCKAVANYIREVMLESTKKLEYCRGA is encoded by the exons ATGGAGTTTGTGAGCCCTGAAGGACTTCGCTTGGACGGTCGTCGTCCCATGGAG atgAGGCAAATCCGAGCAGAAATTGGCGCCGTTTCTAAAGCAGATGG TTCTGCTTTATTTGAGATGGGTAACACCAAAGTTCTTGCTGCTGTATATGGTCCAAGAGAG GTTCAGAATAGGAGTCAACAAATGAGCAACCAAGCACTG GTGCGTTGCGAGTACACCATGGCTAATTTCAGTACTGGAGATCGCATGAGAAAGCCCAAGGGTGACAg GCGATCGACAGAGATATCTTTAGTCATTCGCCAGACAATGGAGGAATGCATTCTAACACATTTAATGCCTCGATCTCAG ATAGATATTTTTGTCCAAGTTCTTCAAGCAGATGGAG GTACCAGATCAGCATGTATTAACGCTGCAACTTTGGCACTAGCTGATGCTGGAATTCCCATGCGAGATATTGTTACTTCCTGCAGTGCTGGATACCTTAATAGCACTCCTCTGCTAG ATCTGAATTATGTGGAAGATAGTGCTGGTGGCCCTGATGTCACTGTTGGCTTTCTACCTAAGTTGGATAAAGTCACTCTTCTTCAG ATGGATTCTAAATTACCTGTTGATATATTTGAGAATGTCATGCAACTTGCAATCGAGGGCTGCAAAGCCGTAGCTAATTACATTCGAGAG GTAATGTTAGAGAGTACCAAAAAGCTCGAATATTGCCGTGGAGCATAG